A window of Pectobacterium carotovorum genomic DNA:
ATTCTGATCTACGATTACTAGCGATTCCGACTTCATGGAGTCGAGTTGCAGACTCCAATCCGGACTACGACGTACTTTATGAGGTCCGCTTGCTCTCGCGAGGTCGCTTCTCTTTGTATACGCCATTGTAGCACGTGTGTAGCCCTACTCGTAAGGGCCATGATGACTTGACGTCATCCCCACCTTCCTCCGGTTTATCACCGGCAGTCTCCTTTGAGTTCCCGACCGAATCGCTGGCAACAAAGGATAAGGGTTGCGCTCGTTGCGGGACTTAACCCAACATTTCACAACACGAGCTGACGACAGCCATGCAGCACCTGTCTCACAGTTCCCGAAGGCACTAAGGTATCTCTACCAAATTCTGTGGATGTCAAGAGTAGGTAAGGTTCTTCGCGTTGCATCGAATTAAACCACATGCTCCACCGCTTGTGCGGGCCCCCGTCAATTCATTTGAGTTTTAACCTTGCGGCCGTACTCCCCAGGCGGTCGATTTAACGCGTTAGCTCCGGAAGCCACGCCTCAAGGGCACAACCTCCAAATCGACATCGTTTACAGCGTGGACTACCAGGGTATCTAATCCTGTTTGCTCCCCACGCTTTCGCACCTGAGCGTCAGTCTTTGTCCAGGGGGCCGCCTTCGCCACCGGTATTCCTCCAGATCTCTACGCATTTCACCGCTACACCTGGAATTCTACCCCCCTCTACAAGACTCTAGCCTGTCAGTTTTGAATGCAGTTCCCAGGTTAAGCCCGGGGATTTCACATCCAACTTAACAGACCGCCTGCGTGCGCTTTACGCCCAGTCATTCCGATTAACGCTTGCACCCTCCGTATTACCGCGGCTGCTGGCACGGAGTTAGCCGGTGCTTCTTCTGCGAGTAACGTCAATCGATAAGGTTATTAACCTTACCGCCTTCCTCCTCGCTGAAAGTGCTTTACAACCCGAAGGCCTTCTTCACACACGCGGCATGGCTGCATCAGGCTTGCGCCCATTGTGCAATATTCCCCACTGCTGCCTCCCGTAGGAGTCTGGACCGTGTCTCAGTTCCAGTGTGGCTGGTCATCCTCTCAGACCAGCTAGGGATCGTCGCCTAGGTGAGCCATTACCTCACCTACTAGCTAATCCCATCTGGGCACATCCGATGGCGAGAGGCCCTAAGGTCCCCCTCTTTGGTCCGAAGACGTTATGCGGTATTAGCTACCGTTTCCAGTAGTTATCCCCCTCCATCAGGCAGTTTCCCAGACATTACTCACCCGTCCGCCGCTCGTCACCCAGAGAGCAAGCTCTCCTGTGCTACCGCTCGACTTGCATGTGTTAGGCCTGCCGCCAGCGTTCAATCTGAGCCATGATCAAACTCTTCAATTTAAGATTTGTTTGATTTGCTGAACTCGTCAGCGATGCTCAAAGAATTAGTCACTGTTCATTCGTAATGAATTTTACTGTTGTTCACTCTTCAAGACTTTTTTATATCGTTAAGATACGGTCTTGTGAGTGCCCACACAGATTGTCTGATTAAATTGTTAAAGAGCAGTGCCACATCTTCCGTGGCGCGGGCCGCATATATTATGCTTTTCCGCTGTGAAGTCAAGTCATTACTGACCGCCTTCGTTGAATCTTTTTTCCTGTCACCACAACCGCGTGTCGCTGTTGCCGTGTCAGTGGAGGCGCATTATAGGGACTTCTCGGCCACTGACAAGCGCTAAATGCAAAAAAATTATCGTTTGTCTACTATTTGCCCACAAGGCTATCAAAGTGGCAGTTTTTCCAGCGAATCGAAGCCATAACGCTGCAATATTGACCACAGCGTAGCGACTTTAGGCGTAATCGCCAGGCAGTAAACCAGATTCTTATCTGTCGAAAGTGGAGGATTATCCAGATTAGCAATCAGCCATGCTGTTCTTTTGGCTATAGCAGCACCAGAATCTACAAGACGTGTACCATCTGGCAAGGCCATTTTCAGCTCTTCTGCTAATAATGGAAAATGCGTACACCCGAGCACGACCGTGTCTGGCGGTTCCGGTAAACGTAGCCAAGGGCGCAGAATTTTTTGCAGTTCGGAAATTGAGATCGCCTCACCCTGCAATTTCGCTTCTGCTAACTCAACCAGTTCTGACGATCCCAATGACAGAATCTGGCAATCCGTCGCAAAACGGGCAATCAGTTCATGCGTATAGGGACGTTGAACCGTTGCGCGCGTCGCCAATAGGCCAACAACACCGTTGCGTGTCAGCTTAGCCGCCGGTTTAACCGCTGGGACGACGCCCACGACAGGGAAAGTAAAGCGCTCACGTAGCGCAGGAAGGGAAATCGTACTCGCCGTATTGCAAGCAATCACAACCAATGCGAGCTGATGACGTTGTTGGACTGCGCTAACAATCTCAACCACGCGCTCGATAATAAACTGCTGTGATTTCTCACCATAGGGAAACGCTTCATTATCGAATGCGTATATATAGTGAAGATCCGGCAGGAGTTGCCGGATCTCATCATAAACAGACAGCCCGCCTACGCCGGAATCGAAGACCAGAATCGTAGGACGGGATGGCAAGTTAGAAGGTATAGCTTCCTGTGAGATAGTATTCTCGCCCTGCCGTGCGGTAGCCATATGCCGTCTCATAATCTTTATCAAACAGGTTGGCGATTCTACCACGAACTGTCAGATGAGAGGTGATCGGATATGAGGCTGCGAGATCCCAAAGGCTTACGCCGCCTAATTTCACAGGCTGGAACGTGTTGTAGTCCGTGTCATAACGTTGTCCGAGATACTGGTAAGTCACCGACCAATCAATATCAGCCACCGCCCAATCCAACTGATACTTAACCTGCTGCTTGGCGCGACGTAATAACACTTTATTCGTCTGGCTATTACGCGGGTCAAGGTAATCAAAAGAAACTGTGTGAGCCAGAGGACCAGTATCGAAAGATGCCGTTGCTTCAGCACCTTTGATACGCGCTTTTTGGATATTGCCGTAACGATTTGTTGAGTCAAAATTGATGAGGTTGTCAATATCATTGCGATAGCCAGACAGCCTCCAGTTAACCGGGCCAGTCAAACCTTCGAAGCCGCCTTCCCACTGCTTACTTTCTTCTGGCTTAAGATTGAGGTTACCGTATTTTTCGCTATAGACCTGATTCAGGTTCGGCGCTTTATAAGCAGTTCCATAAGAGGCAAAAATGCTGTACCCCTCAATAAACTCCCACGCAGCGCTCGATTGCCAAGTGTTATGCCAGCCAAAAACATTATTGTCATCGCCCCTAACAGCCCCTTCTAGCGTCACACTGCTTATTTTTTGTTGGGCGGTGGCGTAGATACCAGCGTTACGTTGCTCATGCCCAGCCGTTACGCGACCTGTACCTGGTTGTGATATCTGTTTTTGCCAATCCACACCCGCGCTAACACTCCCCGCGCCAACAGCAAATGTATTGCCCCATTGCAGGTTATATTGTTTTACATCATCCAACGATGATGCAGGGCTATAACGTCCCTTAGCAGGATCAAAATTTAGATCCTTGGTGTAGCTATAACTGGCGACTAATTGGCTCGAATAAATATCTCGGTTAAATTGCAGGCCTGCATCCCACGTTTGACTATAAAGCTGCCGAATACTTGGTGTACCCAAAAAAACCCACGTTACGTCCTCAAGGGCATCATAACCATCATAATCGGTTCGATTATCAAAACCATATCCACGCACGAAACCACTAAATTCATCATTGAACTGCTGCTTTACAGCACCATAGATGGATTTACTCATGAATCCATCACGATCTGGCTGACGCGGCGCATCAGCAGCAGCGACATCAAATCCTTTGGTATAGGTGTAATTACCCGCTAACGTGACTGTTGTGCCACTATCCAAAGTCTGTTGGGTTGCCAAATCATAGGCTTGGTAGCCTTTTGAGCCAACACCAGCAACCAATGTTGTGCCATTTTTCTCTCTGGTGGTAATGATGTTTACAACACCACCAATAGCATCAGAACCATAGACAGCGGAACGTGCACCACGGATATATTCTATCTTTTGAACCAAAGAAAGAGGAATCTGGCTGAGGTCGGAAGAACCGCTAATACCAGCTTGATTCAAACGAATGCCATCTATCAAAATAAGAACATGTCTGCTCTCAGAACCTCTAATGCGTAATGCACTTTGTTGTCCCAATCCACCACTCTGTTCAATATCCACACCAGGCAAACGGCGCATAACATCAGTCAGGTTTTTCGCCTGCCAGCGGTCGATCTCTTCTCTTGTCACTACAGTCGTAGGCGCCAGCACCGAAGAAACCGGCTGTGCGAAACGATTTGCTGTGACTACCATATCATCGGCATTTTTTTCCGATGACGGATTTTGGCTTTCCTGTGCCCAGCCAGAAAATGCCGTGACGGAAAGCGCCGTCAGCAGCGAAACTTTTTTAATCATTGTTAAAGCATCCGAGAAATAATAAGGATGCCGCAGGCTCTGTTAATAGCACGCGATATGCAGAACCAATTGCGACGTATTCCGGCAGGTCTTCGGGCTTGGATGCCGTTGTCGCCACAAACCGTCAACAACGGTAGGGGATACAACGAAAGCGATGACTTCCCATCCTCAAAAGTTGAAGACAGTGTCTGCATAATAATGCTATCGCCGGGGCATTCCTTACCGCTGCGCGTCAGCTCCAGATTTACACTGGATTCCCTTTTAACTTGTGGTACAAGGCCGGACGCTCATCCTACAATCGCGAATTGTGGAAGTCTAGACTTCTATATCACTACAGGATAATCACGTAACAAAACTGGACTTCCTGGCCGGATTCCCTACAATTCCCGGCCAATAACACCCTTTTAGACGCTGTTGACGAGAAAACCATGACGCCAGAAATCCTGCCCATCGAACAATACGACGACCAGCTTGCAGAGAAAACCGAGCGTCTGCGTGGGATGATGGCACCGTTCAATGCACCGGAGCCTGTCGTCTTCCGTTCTCCCGTCACTCACTATCGGATGCGTGCCGAATTCCGTATCTGGCACGATGGCGACGAGCTTTATCACATCATGTTTGACCAGCAAACCAAACAGCGCATTCGGGTTGATCGCTTTCCGGCTGCCAGTGAACTGATCAACCGCCTGATGCCGGAGCTGCTTACCGTCATTCAGCCCGATTCTGTCCTGCGCCGCAAACTGTTCCAGATAGACTACCTGTCCACCCTGAGCGGCGAAGTGATCGTTTCGCTGCTGTATCACCGCGCACTGGATGAGGAATGGCAGGAACATGCCCGCGCGCTGCGCGATAGCCTGACAGCGCAGGGGTTCCGTCTACAGTTGATTGGTCGCGCGACAAAAACCAAAATCTGCCTCGATCGCGATTATGTCGATGAGTGCCTGCCGGTTGCAGGTCGGGATATGATTTACCGACAGGTAGAAAACAGCTTCACGCAGCCGAATGCCGCGATAAATATTCAGATGCTGGAATGGGCGCTGGATGCGACAGCGGGATCAACAGGAGATTTACTGGAGCTGTATTGCGGTAACGGCAATTTTTCACTCGCGCTGGCAAGAAATTTCGAACGCGTACTGGCGACGGAGATCGCCAAGCCCTCCGTCGCGGCGGCACAGTATAATATCGCGGCGAACCAGATAGAGAACGTGCAGATTATCCGTATGGCAGCGGAAGAATTTACTCAGGCTATGCAGGGCGTACGCCAGTTTAACCGCTTACAGGGTATCGATCTGACGAGCTACCAGTGCGAGACCATTTTTGTTGACCCGCCGCGCAGCGGACTGGATGACGAAACGGTGAAACTGGTGCAGGCGTATCCGCGCATTCTTTATATTTCCTGCAACCCGGAAACGCTGAGCAACAACCTGCAAACGCTATCGGAAACCCACGACATTCGCCGTCTGGCGCTGTTTGATCAATTCCCTTACACCCATCATATGGAGTGCGGCGTGCTGTTGGAAAAACGTCAGTAACGCACATAATCTGGCGGGTCACCCCGCCAGTATCCATCCGCTACAGCGTCTCGCTCTCTTCTGCAGATACAGCATCCGTCTCTTTTCTGCGACGCAGCTTCAGGCCAATCCAGAAAACTAACACCACGCACAGGATTGAAGGAATAAAGTTCGATCCAATCGCGGGATATTCAACGCGCACGATGGCGCTGTAAATCAACAATCCCAGCAGAAAACTGGCCGCTGCCAGCATCGGAATACCTTCCGGCATACTGTGGTGCAAATAACGTTGATGCAGACAATAAATGGATAATATCAGCGCAAGCAGGGGAAAAATCGAGAATGGAACAATGCTGCTAAACAGGGCGGAAAATGCGCCGTTTACGGATAGGCCCGCAATCAACGCCAGCACCAGCGTACCTTTTTCTTGATGAGGTTTGTGTGTCATGGTTTATCCCTTCTCATGTTGGTATAGAGGATTTATGGCACGGTAAAGCTACTATCGTGTTCTTTTCTGTACCAGTAATAAGCACCTTTAGCGATCATCCGCAGTTGCAGTACTAGCCGCTCTTCTAGCTGTTTACGCTGTTCCAAGGAAACATCCAGGGCTTCCGCCCCCGCGCTGAAAACAATGGTCACCATCGCTTCCGACTGCGCTTCCGCAAAACTGCGGGGAATGTGGTTTTCCACCTCAAGATAATCCGCCAGTTCAGCGATAAAATGCTGAATCTCCCGCGCGACCGCCGCACGGAATGCCGCCGATGTACCTGAACGTTCACGCAGCAACAGCCGGAACGCATTAGGATTATTGCCGATAAATTCCATGAAGGTGGAAACCGATGTCCTGATTACGCTACCGGTTTTGGCGATACGTTGCCGAGCCTGCCGCATTAACTGGCGCAGCATCAGCCCGCTTTCGTCGACCATTGTCAGCCCCAGCTCATCTACGTCACGAAAATGACGATAGAAAGAGGTCGGCGCGATACCCGCCTCGCGGGCAACTTCACGCAGGCTCAGGCTAGCAAAGCTGCGCTCAGCGCTTAACTGGCTAAATGCAGCTTCAATAAGGGAACGACGAGTCCGTTCTTTTTGTTGTGCTCTGACACCCATTATGCTGCCCAAATGATCTACTCCCTTTTCCAGAGGGGCACTATAGCAAACTTTATTGTCCGCAGAATGAGACAAAGTTTGCCATATTAAGAATGTGAGAATCTGTTTCCATAGTAAAGGCAGGGATGATTGGGTTCTGTCTCAGTCGATGTTACAATCGCACGATGTTAAGGCCACGTTATTATTTTGTATAAAAACAGGTTTAACCTACCATGACTCTACAACATCAATTCGATTATGATGCCATTGTGATTGGCTCCGGTCCCGGCGGTGAAGGTGCAGCAATGGGATTGGCCAAGCATGGTGCCAAAATTGCGGTGATTGAACGTCACTACAATGTCGGCGGCGGTTGTACCCACTGGGGTACGATTCCTTCCAAAGCCCTCCGCCACGCCGTCAGCCGTATTATCGAGTTCAATCAAAACCCCCTCTACAGTGACAACTCCCGCATTATTCGCTCCTCATTTTCCGATATCCTACGCCATGCCGACAGCGTCATTGGTCAGCAAACCCGTATGCGACAAGGATTTTATGAGCGTAATCAGTGCGAGTTGTTTTCCGGTGAAGCCAGTTTCATCGATGCACACACGATTGCCGTTCACTATCCAGACAATACCCATGAGACGCTGACCGCCGCGAATATCATCATTGCGACCGGTTCACGTCCATATCATCCGGCAGATGTCGATTTCGATCACCCGCGCATTTACGATAGCGACTCTATACTGCAACTCGACCACGAACCCCAGCACGTCATCATCTATGGTGCGGGTGTCATCGGCTGCGAATATGCTTCTATCTTTCGCGGCCTGAGCGTTAAGGTCGATTTAGTCAACACCCGCGACAGGCTGCTGGCCTTTCTCGATCAGGAAATGTCGGATGCGCTGTCCTACCATTTCTGGAACAACGGCGTGGTTATCCGCCACAACGAAGAATTCGAGAGTATTGAAGGGCTGGCTGACGGCGTTATCGTCAACCTGAAATCAGGCAAAAAGATGAAGGCGGATTGCCTGCTCTATGCCAACGGACGCACGGGGAACACGGAAACGCTGGGGCTAGAGAATATCGGCCTGAGCACCGACAGCCGCGGGCAGCTCAAGGTCAACAGCATGTACCAGACGGCGCTGGCGCATATTTATGCCATCGGCGATGTCATTGGCTATCCGAGCCTGGCATCGGCAGCGTACGATCAGGGTAGGCTTGCCGCACAGGCGATTATCAAAGGCGATGCCAGCGCGCATCTGATCGAAGATATCCCGACCGGTATTTATACCATCCCGGAAATCAGCTCCGTGGGGAAAACCGAGCAAGAGCTCACCGCGATGAAAGTGCCTTACGAAGTCGGGCGGGCACAGTTTAAACATCTGGCACGGGCGCAGATTGTCGGGATGAATGTGGGGAGTTTGAAGATTCTGTTTCACCGCGAAACGAAACAGATTCTGGGTATTCACTGCTTTGGTGAGCGCGCCGCGGAGATTATCCACATCGGGCAGGCCATCATGGAACAGAAAGGTGAAGGTAATACTATCGAATATTTCGTTAATACCACCTTCAACTATCCAACCATGGCAGAAGCGTACCGCGTAGCGGCGCTAAACGGGCTTAACCGCTTATTTTGACAGGGTTTCCATATAGCCCTGCATATGCTCGCGGATGGTATCAGCAAGTTGCTCATAGCGTCCGCGCAGCGGTGAACCAGGGCGGTACACCAGCGCGATAGTGCGCTTGGGCTCCGGTTTATAGCACGGCAAATAGCAGACGCCATCACGTTCGCGTTCGCGCGGAACAGACAATGCTGGCAGCAGCGTAATCCCGCTTCCGGCTGCGACCATGTTGCGCAGCGTCTCCAGACTGGTCGCCCGGAAATGCGTATCTTCATCCGCCCCCGCCTGAAAACAGAAGCCCATCGCCTGATCGCGCAGGCAGTGGCCGTCTTCCAGCATCAACAGTTTTTCGCCCGCCAGATCGGACATTGCCACGCGTTCGCGGTTCGCCCAAGGGTGATCCTGATAAATCGCCAGCTTCATCGGCTCGTCAAACAGAGGAACTTCGATAAAGGCTTCGGACTCTTTCACCATCGCCAGAATGGCGCAGTCCAGTTTGCCGCTGTCCAACTGGGCCAGCAGTTGATGGGTTTGCGCTTCGTGCAGGTACATTTCGAGTTTGGGAAACGTGCGATGCAGCATCGGAATAATTTGCGGCAAAAGATAAGGCCCCACGGTGGGGATCAGGCCGATATGCAGTGGCCCAGACATGGTTTCGCCCTGCTGGCTCGCCATCTCTTTTAATACTTTGACCTCGCGTAATACCGTTCGTGCCTGCTCGACCAGCAGCAGACCGGCTTGCGTAAACAAAACCTTGCGGCTGGTGCGCTCAAGCAGCATCACGCCGAGTTCATCTTCCAGTTTACGAATCTGTCCACTGAGCGTTGGCTGACTCACATGGCAGGAATCTGCCGCGCGCCGAAAGTGACGATGTTCTGCCAGCGCGACAAGATACTCTAAGTCCCGAATATTCATTATTATTCTCCTTATCATGATAGCTAACAACGATAGATAGGATATCAATGAACGACAATCCCTATCAATATCCAAAATGAATAATATATCCCACCAAAGCGTATCTATTTATTTCTACAGGAATAAAACAATATTTTTACGATTTCGGTACCACGGATATATACCCTAAATAATTCGCGTTGCAGGACAAACGTTAACGTTTGAACAACGCAAAGCGTTGGCCCGCTAGGGCGAGTAGCGCAGCCAACGCACATGCACCTTGAAGTATGACGGGTATACCTACTAGCCTTCAGCCACGCTATAACAAGCAGACTAACCTCTTCAAGCGATTTGGCAGCGACAGCATTTTGTGTGTGTCGGCCAACGATACTCCGGCGATCGACACCGGGAAATCTGACCAGCAGGCAAAGCAATTAACGGTATGGGAATAGCCGGAGAGAAATAGAGGATTCGAATAGTCAGGGAAGTGCTCATAACACCGCGAGCGGTCATCGTACTGTTATGAATGATAGAAACGATTATTTATAGGAACTACTAGCGATAAAAACGGGATAAGAGATAAAAACAGGCGCTGGAGATAATCATTAAATCGGTCAGTAGCAATCGGTCAAACCGCATGAATAGGAATCTCATCCCTGAGACTCCTCCTTTTCAGAGCCGCCGTGAGTGACGTTGAAAGGCATTCCAATACCGTTACTCTTCGTCACCGCGTTGCGGCCTCTTTCTTCCTGAAATATTGCGTGCTGCCTCAGCGTGCCACATCAGGGCGGACGCCCAGCGTATGGCAAATCGCATAGCTCAGCTCCGCGCGGTTCAGCGTATAGAAATGGAAATCTTTTACGCCTTCGCGGCTGAGAATTTTCACCATATCCATGGCGATAGACGCGCCCACCATTTTGCGGGTTTCTGGATCGTTATCCAGACCGTCAAACATGGTCGTCATCCAGTTCGGCACGCGGACGTTGGTCATCGTGGCAAATTTCTGCAACTGCTTGAAGTTCGATACCGGCAGAATGCCTGGCACAATTTCTACATCGATGCCGGTCGCCACGCAGCGGTCACGGAATCGCAGATAGCTTTCTACGTCGAAAAAGAACTGTGTGATAGCGCGATTCGCACCAGCATCAATCTTGTGTTTCAGGTTAATCAGGTCAGCCTGTGCGCTTTTCGCTTCAGGGTGTACTTCAGGATAGGCAGCAACGGAAATATCGAAATCACCGACCTCTTTCAGCAGGGATACCAGATCCGCCGCGTACATGTCCGGTTTGCCGCCTTCTGGAGGCAAGTCGCCGCGCAGCGCGACAATATGACGGATACCGCTCTCCCAGTAATCTTGTGCGATGTCACGCAGCTGTTCGCGTGAAGCATCAATGCAGGTCAGGTGAGGTGCCGCTTCCAGACCAGTACGCTCTTTAATCGTTTTGATAATGCTGTGAGTACGGTCACGCTCGCCAGAATTC
This region includes:
- the murI gene encoding glutamate racemase — its product is MATARQGENTISQEAIPSNLPSRPTILVFDSGVGGLSVYDEIRQLLPDLHYIYAFDNEAFPYGEKSQQFIIERVVEIVSAVQQRHQLALVVIACNTASTISLPALRERFTFPVVGVVPAVKPAAKLTRNGVVGLLATRATVQRPYTHELIARFATDCQILSLGSSELVELAEAKLQGEAISISELQKILRPWLRLPEPPDTVVLGCTHFPLLAEELKMALPDGTRLVDSGAAIAKRTAWLIANLDNPPLSTDKNLVYCLAITPKVATLWSILQRYGFDSLEKLPL
- the btuB gene encoding TonB-dependent vitamin B12 receptor BtuB; this translates as MIKKVSLLTALSVTAFSGWAQESQNPSSEKNADDMVVTANRFAQPVSSVLAPTTVVTREEIDRWQAKNLTDVMRRLPGVDIEQSGGLGQQSALRIRGSESRHVLILIDGIRLNQAGISGSSDLSQIPLSLVQKIEYIRGARSAVYGSDAIGGVVNIITTREKNGTTLVAGVGSKGYQAYDLATQQTLDSGTTVTLAGNYTYTKGFDVAAADAPRQPDRDGFMSKSIYGAVKQQFNDEFSGFVRGYGFDNRTDYDGYDALEDVTWVFLGTPSIRQLYSQTWDAGLQFNRDIYSSQLVASYSYTKDLNFDPAKGRYSPASSLDDVKQYNLQWGNTFAVGAGSVSAGVDWQKQISQPGTGRVTAGHEQRNAGIYATAQQKISSVTLEGAVRGDDNNVFGWHNTWQSSAAWEFIEGYSIFASYGTAYKAPNLNQVYSEKYGNLNLKPEESKQWEGGFEGLTGPVNWRLSGYRNDIDNLINFDSTNRYGNIQKARIKGAEATASFDTGPLAHTVSFDYLDPRNSQTNKVLLRRAKQQVKYQLDWAVADIDWSVTYQYLGQRYDTDYNTFQPVKLGGVSLWDLAASYPITSHLTVRGRIANLFDKDYETAYGYRTAGREYYLTGSYTF
- the trmA gene encoding tRNA (uridine(54)-C5)-methyltransferase TrmA gives rise to the protein MTPEILPIEQYDDQLAEKTERLRGMMAPFNAPEPVVFRSPVTHYRMRAEFRIWHDGDELYHIMFDQQTKQRIRVDRFPAASELINRLMPELLTVIQPDSVLRRKLFQIDYLSTLSGEVIVSLLYHRALDEEWQEHARALRDSLTAQGFRLQLIGRATKTKICLDRDYVDECLPVAGRDMIYRQVENSFTQPNAAINIQMLEWALDATAGSTGDLLELYCGNGNFSLALARNFERVLATEIAKPSVAAAQYNIAANQIENVQIIRMAAEEFTQAMQGVRQFNRLQGIDLTSYQCETIFVDPPRSGLDDETVKLVQAYPRILYISCNPETLSNNLQTLSETHDIRRLALFDQFPYTHHMECGVLLEKRQ
- a CDS encoding YijD family membrane protein, with the protein product MTHKPHQEKGTLVLALIAGLSVNGAFSALFSSIVPFSIFPLLALILSIYCLHQRYLHHSMPEGIPMLAAASFLLGLLIYSAIVRVEYPAIGSNFIPSILCVVLVFWIGLKLRRRKETDAVSAEESETL
- the fabR gene encoding HTH-type transcriptional repressor FabR produces the protein MGVRAQQKERTRRSLIEAAFSQLSAERSFASLSLREVAREAGIAPTSFYRHFRDVDELGLTMVDESGLMLRQLMRQARQRIAKTGSVIRTSVSTFMEFIGNNPNAFRLLLRERSGTSAAFRAAVAREIQHFIAELADYLEVENHIPRSFAEAQSEAMVTIVFSAGAEALDVSLEQRKQLEERLVLQLRMIAKGAYYWYRKEHDSSFTVP
- the sthA gene encoding Si-specific NAD(P)(+) transhydrogenase — protein: MTLQHQFDYDAIVIGSGPGGEGAAMGLAKHGAKIAVIERHYNVGGGCTHWGTIPSKALRHAVSRIIEFNQNPLYSDNSRIIRSSFSDILRHADSVIGQQTRMRQGFYERNQCELFSGEASFIDAHTIAVHYPDNTHETLTAANIIIATGSRPYHPADVDFDHPRIYDSDSILQLDHEPQHVIIYGAGVIGCEYASIFRGLSVKVDLVNTRDRLLAFLDQEMSDALSYHFWNNGVVIRHNEEFESIEGLADGVIVNLKSGKKMKADCLLYANGRTGNTETLGLENIGLSTDSRGQLKVNSMYQTALAHIYAIGDVIGYPSLASAAYDQGRLAAQAIIKGDASAHLIEDIPTGIYTIPEISSVGKTEQELTAMKVPYEVGRAQFKHLARAQIVGMNVGSLKILFHRETKQILGIHCFGERAAEIIHIGQAIMEQKGEGNTIEYFVNTTFNYPTMAEAYRVAALNGLNRLF
- the oxyR gene encoding DNA-binding transcriptional regulator OxyR codes for the protein MNIRDLEYLVALAEHRHFRRAADSCHVSQPTLSGQIRKLEDELGVMLLERTSRKVLFTQAGLLLVEQARTVLREVKVLKEMASQQGETMSGPLHIGLIPTVGPYLLPQIIPMLHRTFPKLEMYLHEAQTHQLLAQLDSGKLDCAILAMVKESEAFIEVPLFDEPMKLAIYQDHPWANRERVAMSDLAGEKLLMLEDGHCLRDQAMGFCFQAGADEDTHFRATSLETLRNMVAAGSGITLLPALSVPRERERDGVCYLPCYKPEPKRTIALVYRPGSPLRGRYEQLADTIREHMQGYMETLSK
- the metF gene encoding methylenetetrahydrofolate reductase, coding for MSFFHANQREALNQSLAELQGRINVSFEFFPPRTSEMEDTLWSSIDRLSSLKPKFVSVTYGANSGERDRTHSIIKTIKERTGLEAAPHLTCIDASREQLRDIAQDYWESGIRHIVALRGDLPPEGGKPDMYAADLVSLLKEVGDFDISVAAYPEVHPEAKSAQADLINLKHKIDAGANRAITQFFFDVESYLRFRDRCVATGIDVEIVPGILPVSNFKQLQKFATMTNVRVPNWMTTMFDGLDNDPETRKMVGASIAMDMVKILSREGVKDFHFYTLNRAELSYAICHTLGVRPDVAR